A single window of Chitinophaga sp. XS-30 DNA harbors:
- a CDS encoding DeoR/GlpR family DNA-binding transcription regulator: MSMINIAERHKFILSRLYEKGYVNVVELCKELDVSGVTIRKDLKLLEDKSLLYRSHGGATVQNPYTNDKPVNEKEKIRREEKNNIGKMAASLIVPGDAIIIASGTTVLALAKHIQPRGPLMIITSALNVALELNRYHEIEVMQLGGLIRNNSSSVTGPYAEKILGDFSCSKLFLGVDGIDAEFGLTTTNIMEAHLNQQMIAAAQKTIVLADSSKFGKRGFGKICRLEEVDQIITDKGISEHMVKLLEDMGIEVVIV, translated from the coding sequence ATGTCAATGATCAATATCGCAGAGCGGCACAAGTTTATTTTAAGCCGTTTGTATGAAAAGGGGTATGTAAATGTGGTAGAATTATGTAAAGAATTGGATGTTTCAGGTGTAACAATCCGAAAGGATCTGAAGTTATTGGAAGACAAGTCCCTCTTGTACCGTTCTCATGGAGGGGCTACCGTGCAGAATCCCTATACGAATGACAAACCGGTAAATGAAAAGGAAAAGATCCGGCGGGAAGAGAAGAATAACATCGGCAAGATGGCGGCTTCGCTGATCGTCCCGGGCGACGCCATCATTATTGCTTCCGGTACCACGGTATTGGCGCTGGCGAAACATATACAGCCGCGGGGTCCATTGATGATCATTACTTCTGCCCTGAATGTGGCGCTTGAGCTGAACCGGTATCATGAAATAGAAGTGATGCAGCTCGGTGGTCTGATCCGGAATAACTCTTCTTCTGTCACCGGGCCTTATGCGGAAAAGATACTGGGAGATTTCTCTTGCAGCAAGTTATTCCTTGGTGTGGATGGTATAGATGCGGAATTCGGGTTGACGACAACAAATATTATGGAGGCTCATCTCAATCAGCAGATGATCGCCGCTGCACAAAAAACGATCGTGCTGGCGGATTCATCCAAGTTCGGAAAGCGTGGCTTCGGAAAGATCTGCCGGTTGGAAGAAGTGGATCAGATCATTACGGACAAAGGTATTTCAGAACATATGGTGAAGCTGCTGGAGGATATGGGCATTGAAGTGGTGATCGTATAA
- a CDS encoding helix-turn-helix transcriptional regulator, with product MNLQEKINRLTSNRPSEWKQEAAERIAAQGWKRNSRAVALRVLSVLQERKMNQSALAAQMGVSQQQISKIVGGKENLTFETVDKLENALGITLIRVDIPVGQSPTAKTPNSAKK from the coding sequence ATGAATTTACAGGAAAAAATCAATCGCCTGACCAGCAACAGGCCTTCCGAATGGAAGCAGGAAGCAGCGGAAAGGATCGCGGCACAAGGCTGGAAGAGAAACTCCCGCGCCGTAGCGCTTCGCGTACTGAGCGTATTACAGGAAAGAAAAATGAACCAATCCGCACTTGCCGCGCAGATGGGCGTTTCTCAGCAACAGATCAGCAAGATCGTGGGGGGAAAAGAAAACCTGACCTTCGAAACCGTAGACAAACTGGAGAACGCGCTGGGTATTACGCTCATCCGGGTTGATATTCCGGTGGGACAGTCGCCGACAGCAAAAACACCCAATTCGGCAAAAAAATAA